DNA from Triticum aestivum cultivar Chinese Spring chromosome 7D, IWGSC CS RefSeq v2.1, whole genome shotgun sequence:
cgaactccggAATGGAATTCACAATTccgaggaaaagctttcggctcatccgataacgctGCCAAAATGTTTTATCGCCGTgcaatggagcgtcggcgaagtagtcggagtagagcatgcaatagccttGCCGACGATgctggttctttgctttcaccagCCCCGACGTTGAGCCACCTTGCCatggcttttcattgctcgcgagcaggccggcgagggcggcaagcaccatgagatgctcctgctcctggacgtcggattcggcttcctcctccagcaacgccGCGAGCTCCTCCTCATCGTCCGAGTCCATCGTCGGGCCGTGCAGACAAATcaccgaacaccttgcgggcgaggTGGGCGCACACCCGCCGGTGTACAGCCCCTGCGCGGCCGGAACGCCGGAAAAATCACCCGGACGACGGTGGAGAGGCTGCCTCGGTGAAACCTCTTctcttttccggcggggaatggcctatctagctGTGGTGGGTGGTGGTCGGCGTCGGGATTGGCAGGTTGGCGACCGagtgcgggggtgggggtgggggtcggAGGCGAATCTGGATGGTCGGCTCGACTTTTCGCCTGATAGTGTGGCCCGAGgtgcgcttttcccttgcgccggagcccccaagcgcccccaaGTGCGTCGGGTTTGGCCTGCgatcgccgggcccaaaaacgggccgagccggcggaattcggcgtcttgggggcgcgactggggcattttttcggcgccggcgcgtaAAAAGTTGCCTGGGGGGCTTGttgggggcgcgactggagatgctctaagaactAGGGGTGCGTTCTACTTGAGGCTACTGCAGccgtttcttcttttttttctttctgttttctgacGGGGGCTTCTTCGTTTTCCCttcgtttttttggttttctttttttcttctcccttttttatttgattttccttttcttctccatttttgttcggttttcttatttttctccattttttttcttatgtttgttttcgttttcactctacatttcgtatatgtcaaaaatatattttgaataagtgatcaacattttttgaTACACGTTCAACATTTTTCTCATGATTTCAACATTTttcaatacttgttcaacattttaatacttactcaacattttttaaatacctgTTCAACGTTTTTGAAATACTCATCCAACATTTTTtaaacttgttcaacattttttaaataattgtttaacattttcaaatacttgttcaacattttttcaaatactcattCAACAAATTTTAGTACTtattgaacattttccaaatacttgttcaacatttgtaCTAGTTATTCAAAATTTCCAAATACTTGTTCACTAATTTATAATACTTAATCATCATTTTTCAGATACTTTTTAATATTTTTAATTGTGTTTTTGAAGAGTGGTTTTGTATATATGTATAATAttttaaaacaaaaataaaagtatTAGAAAAAGCAAAAAAGGGAACAAAACCAAAAGTAAAAAAAGTCTTTGCCTCCCGCgtggttgggccagcccatttccagcccccccccccccccacccccccccccccctgacgtgaggcGTCCCCATGTGCCCGCTTAAGATGAGAAAATAGGGGTGCCCATAGGACCCCCCCCACCCCGCGCAAGGGGGCTCAGCTATGTCTTGGCTACTGCCAGGTAGTAACTTACTTCGTGTGAAGCCAATAAATAGTCACCGTGAAATCCTACACGGCCGGCCCAATAGTGTTGATGACACGCCCCGTTTATTTGTTTATGTTTGCTGTTTTTATTTGTGTCTCTATTGTTTAAAAAAATGAGAATGGGAGGGTAATTAGAAACCACCCCCTCTTTGCTTTATAGTAGAATAAGGACTTGAAGCCGGACCAGTGGCAACAACCACAAGTGCTGTCCACCACTCCACGCACGAGTACTCCTCGTTTctattttccccctttcttttttatttaatcTTCCTATTCCGATTTTCATTTTTAAAAGTGTTCTTCGCATTTAAAAATATATTAGTCAAGTATTTGAGAAAGTCTTAAATGTCTATAAATAAATGTTTCTGATATACGctgaaaatatacaatgtgtatgaaaaaatagacatcaaaacatgTATTTGAACAATGTAACCATATATTTAAGAAAAATGTTAAACGTGGGTAAAACAAAATTTTAAGgcgtatatgaaaaatgtacattgtgtatgATAAAAGTAGACATAAGAACATATGTTTTATGAAATGTAAACAATGTATATTAAAAATGTTACACATGTATAAAGTTATTTCATATGTACACAAAAAATATACAATTTGTATAAAAAATTAGACATCAAAATATAAATTTAAAAAATGTcaatcatgtatttagaaaatgttaaacatgtataaaagatGTTTCTATTTTATAGAACATGTACAAatgaaaatgttaaacatgtataaaagatGTTTCTATTTTATAGAACATGTACAAATGTGTATGAAATATTATAGTAATGTGGATGAATTTTATAGACAGGTGTTGGAAAAACACGTCCGGACCAGACTGtagaccgataaaggtcttcgctGGAGGACAAAATATGTTCAAAACGTGAGGTCCGAATGGTTGGAAGTGGTTTCAGGGTCGCTTTGAAGATGAGAAAAAACAAGCACCGTATGATTAAACCAGCAACAAACACATACTCCGCGAGGACATCGCAGCCGGTCGTTTTCCTCGCGATCCAACCGTCGAATGCCCGTGCACGCGGATTGACGGCCCCACCACCGTCGCTTTAAATACTcagcctctcctcctctcttcccaaGCAGTCCAGCCACGAACACCCGCCGCGAAATCCCAAATCACCAACCAaatcccctcccctcctctcccgcGTCCCGACGAGCACCAGCCATCAGACATGGACGCCTCAGCCACCGGAGCGGGAGCGAAGGCGAAGAAGGGCGCGGCCGGGCGCAAGGCCGGCGGCCCCAGGAAGAAGTCGGTGACGAGGTCCGTCAAGGCCGGGCTCCAGTTCCCCGTCGGCCGCATCGGGCGCTACCTCAAGAATGGCCGCTACGCGAAGCGCGTCGGCACGGGCGCCCCCGTCTACCTCGCCGCCGTCCTGGAGTACCTCGCCGCCGAGCTGCTGGAGCTCGCCGGGAACGCCGCCAAGGACAACAAGAAGTCCCGCATCGTGCCCAGGCACCTGCTGCTCGCCGTCCGGAACGACCAGGAGCTCGGGAGGCTGCTGGCTGGCGTGACCATCGCGCACGGCGGCGTGCTGCCCAACATCAACCCGGTGCTGCTGCCCAAGAGGACGGCGGAGAAGGAGCCCAAGGAGGGCAAGTCGCCCAAGAAGGTCGCCAAGTCCCCCAAGAAGGCCGACAAGAAGGCGTAGAGAGAGCCGCGCGTCGATTAGCTTAAGCTTTGCTGTAACAGTGATCGCTGTTTTACTAATTGTGTCGATGTAGATCTGTGCTGTCATGAAAAATTAATTCAGAAATCTCTCTGATTTATCCAAATTGTTTGCTCTGTCGTCTGTTCTTGATATCGCAACCCAATGCTGTGGAAAGACTCAGATCTGCTCGAATTTGTCAACATTTCTTGCTCGGGGCACTGAAAAGACTGGTAAAAATTCGCGTATTCGTTTGAGCGAAGTTTTCCTCAGAATTTTCAGCAGTGCACACCGTGTGTTCGACCGCCGGAAGCTGCAACGGGGATGGGATGGAAGGGAAGTTCGCCTCAACAGCAGCACGCCCTCTACGGATCCTCGCGCGTCTCCTCCAGCTCCGGTGTACGGGTACCGCACAGCCGTCTCGGCCGACCCGCTCGTCCGGCCGCTCTCACACTGTGGGACTGTCAGGGTTTCCACGGAAGAAGGGCATGACTCAATTCCGGACCTGGCCAAATGGGCTATTTTTCGGGCCTATCTATCAAAAAGAattctgaaaataaaaataaatgggCCGTGTCGTTTCGCAGCCTAGGGACGGCCCTAGGCGTCCCGTGTGCCGGGCACAACCCGTTTAGCCACGCGCCAGGCAAGGGGCCAGTGGTTGGTTGTGCGAGCGCGCACCCTCACTTCCCTGGCGCGCCAGTTTGGGCGGGCCCATTTGCGGCTGGATGCCCTTTTTTTCGTTTTTACTTTGTATATTTGT
Protein-coding regions in this window:
- the LOC123168063 gene encoding histone H2A; translated protein: MDASATGAGAKAKKGAAGRKAGGPRKKSVTRSVKAGLQFPVGRIGRYLKNGRYAKRVGTGAPVYLAAVLEYLAAELLELAGNAAKDNKKSRIVPRHLLLAVRNDQELGRLLAGVTIAHGGVLPNINPVLLPKRTAEKEPKEGKSPKKVAKSPKKADKKA